The Hevea brasiliensis isolate MT/VB/25A 57/8 chromosome 9, ASM3005281v1, whole genome shotgun sequence nucleotide sequence gcaagatttcgTTTCTAAAGCTGCTACTTGGCCCATCCATGCATATATTGTTCCGTTTGGAGAAGACCTGCCTCCTAACTTCAAAAGCCTTCTAATTCGATCCTTGATTATTGAATTCTATTTTCCGCGGCGTTGGCAAACCATCTGTGGGTTGCAGTTTCTGTTGGTATTGAAGTTGATGAGCCTAGTAGAGTACTTACCTGATGAAGTGGGAGATTTGGTTCACCTCAAGTACTTATACTTGACCCGCTTTAAAATGAAGACGCTTCCACAAACGTTGCATCTAGCTAATTGTTCAAAGCTATTCCAAGTACCTGTAGAAATTTATAATATTGAACAACTTCGGCACCTTTTGTTTGCCGATATCTTCGAATATGGTGATGGAATTAGAGTTCCAAGAGGTATTGGTACATTGGCAAATCTTCAGACTTGCACTGGTGTCTATGCTAGCGCTGGCATTGCTAGTGAATTGAGTAGTTTGACCCAACTACGAACACTTCATGTTCGTGGAGTGTCTGATGATCATGCTGGTGAGCTATTCACATCCATCATAAAACTGGAAAACCTTGTTTCCCTGTCACTAATTGCAGAACAACCCGACGAGGGCACATTTCTACCTGAATTGGAACCATTTTCTCCTCCACCTCATCTTCAAGAGCTTGATTTATGTGGTGGTCTAGTTGAAATGCCCAATTGGCTTCCCTCTGTTGAAAACCTAACCAGTCTACAACTATGGTATTCTAATCTCTTGGAGGAGCCATTTTCAGTTCTTCAGTTTCTTCCCAAATTAGAACATCTTACACTTTGGGAAGCCTACGAAGCAAAGCTCATTGATAAAGAGTCCTGCGAGGCAGGTGGATTTCAGAAGTTGAAAACTTTGATAATTGCTTCAAGGAATCTAGTGGAGTGGACTGAAATTGTAAATGGGGCTTTTCCAAGTTTGAGGCGCCTTCGATTTGACGATTGTGATGAGTTGAGGTTTCTGCCTGAAGGATTACAGAATATTTCTACAATTCAAGAGTTGTACGTATCTCATTTGCATGGAGACCTTGCAAGGAGATTGAATGGTAAAGAAAATTACAAAATCaaacatatttcaaaattttattggcGTGAAGAAATTTCCTGAGGAAGTCATTAGAAGAAGCAAGATTTATGATTTACTTATTTAATACTTTGATTCTctaatgccccatcaatacacgaaggTAAAAATATCTATCTTTTAGGATTTAAGACGATAGAAAATGATAATATTTGAAACTATCTTTGTAAAATCTTTAAGGATTTCTTTGTAAAATCTTTAAGGATTCAGGATGATGGAATTGCTGGTACTTTTTGAGTTTTGGATTATCAGGTATGCAAGTGATCAAAGGTTATGGTGCTTCTactgattattttttttttagcaatTAGAATTTTCTAGCATatagttataatatttataattattatctgTTTACAAATTCCTCATTTTATTCGTAcatctacaatttttttttttatatatattttcttaataacatTAAAAGAATTTAATATCTTCTATTCAAATTGTTAAAAAAGATTTAATGTgtttacaaaataaaaatatagattTAATGCAACATAATGACAATACAAGAGTTTAACAGTCAAAACCTATAACAATACATACGTTGATCTCTTAATTTAATATATCAATTTCGCATCATTCTTTCTTGCTATCAGAATCATGAAATTCAACAGATTCAGAATCAAAATCCTCACTTGGAGATTTCTGCCTCACCTGTGCGTGTGTTGTTGACAAATGATGAAATTAATTCCGCCATTCAGCAAGTCGTTCCACCCAATTTTAGGcacaaataattaaattattaaaattgaaaggTGTAATGATAAGTCGCTTTCACACAATCGCTATTCTAGGAAGCTCCAATTATTTATATTGCCATACACGAGCAGAATATAGTAAGAGAGAACAAGAGTACATATACAAGAAATTAAGGAGAAAGAGAAGgtgaaaagagacaaaatgaagttTTTCTCTCTTATCAGTCGCAGCAGTGTTGGTGTTGATTCTGTTAAAGCACAAGGCCTTGCAGAGCTAGTGTTCCAAACAGGATGGATGGCAACCACTTCTCCATAGGGGATAGCATGAACTTTGATATCAAAACAGAGAATCTAAAGAGAAACTGTATTTCTCATTATCTTGAATGAACTTTGCAAGAGTTCATACACAGAACAAATCTTATAGGAGAAGCTGACTAGAGTCAACAAAATACTGCTCACATGAGCTGTCAATGAACATAGAAGATGCTAAACAATAACTTAACTAATCTTTTGGCGGGAACAAACAAGCTCTCAATTATACCAATATCCCCACACGCCCCCCAACCTCCACAAGACCCAACTTGGATACTAACGAATGATGGGAAGCAGCAAGTAAAGGCTTTATAAACACATCTGCAAGTTGCTGAACAGAAGAAACATGAGAAAGGCAAAATAAAACCACGCTGCAATTGTTCCCTAACCAAGTGACAATCAATGTCCAAATGCTTAGTCCTTTCATGAAAAACAGGGTTATTAGCTATATGAATAGCTGCTTAATTATTACACTTCAAGGAGAGAGGAAGCTAAACAATGACCTGCAAATCACAAAGAATATAAGAAATCCATAACAATTCACAAACAGTAGTAGCCATACTACTGTATTCAGCTTCAGCTGAACTTTTAGAAACAGTGTTCTGCTTCTTTGTTTTCCAACTAATCATAGCATAACCAAGAAAAATGCAAACCCCGTGACTTGCGAGAAAATACACAACCCCAATCTGCATCACAAAATGTGCTGAGCTTAAGATCAGAATGCACAAGGAAATAAAGCCCCTTGGAAGGACAAGATTTGAGATAAAGAAGCAAATGTAATGCTGCATCCCAATGGGGCTTCCTATCAGCAGCCATGAATGTCAAATGTTGCACAGAGCAAGTAATATCAGGCCTGGTGATGTTCACATATAAAAGTCTCCCAATAAGTCTTCAAAACTTATCAGGATCTGCCAATAACTCTCCATCATCTGGTGCTAAGTGAAGACCCTTATGAAGAGGCATAGACACTGCTTTAGCTGCTCTCATGCCAGTGTCCTTCAAAACATCTAAGATAAATTTCCTTCGGCTGATAAGGGTACCAGTTTCTGATTGAACCTATGTAGCACGGAAACGGAAACGCGGACACGGGGAAACGCGGAAACGGACACGGGGAAATGGCATTTTAAAAAACATAGGAAACGGAAACGTGGGGGAAacgtgtaaatataaaaaatataggggtatatttataaataaataaatatatatatatatatatatatatatatatatatatatatatatcatgaaagatgtttaataataaataaagttcaaatcaacatttaaattcaactataaaaatacatatttagaagtttcatacttataagaaataaatattaactacaacacattcaaatgttaaaaaagaaaagataatgaaatttatgacatTTCCTCAACTTCACTGTCTTTCTCATTCTCCTTCTCCATGCTTGTAGTTGCATTTTCATCAAACAAAACAGACTCTAACTCTGGTTCATCCAATGAAAGGTTGGCAAATTCAAGAACTCCCACATCTTTAATACTCCCAAATTGATCACCACCAACATCCCACAATTTTGTCTTCTCATCATAATATTGGGAGGAGTTTCTCGATAGAAGACGAAGATTATTATGGATAAAAACCAAGTCCTCTGCACGTTTTGGAGTTAATTTATTCCTTCTGCATGAATAAATGAAGGAATAAATACTCCAATTTCTTTCACAACAAGAGGAGGAAGTAGGTTGTCCAAGCACTTTAAAAGCCAAcctttgaagtaaaggtgcattAAAACCAAAACATGCCCACTATTTCCTAGGATCTGTAACATACATACTTCCAATAGAATCAGGATCAGCAAAAGGTCcacttttcaaagaaaaatttgcaaattcatcATTTGCTCTAATTTGTTCATCTTCATTAGAAAAAATCCTCCTAAAGCATTTAATTCTCTCAGTTGATACTTCTCCATCCATATGAGGAGGCACTCTACCTTCTCCCTCTTGAAGCCATTTTTCACTATAAAatcttcaaaaataagaaaacaaattcagaaaataataaaaaaaaaattagaacaagaagatgagtatgtaagttagaaatttaccttggatttaatgaatgggctaaacaatgaAGGGGAGTGTTGCTCTTTGCCCAACGATCAACAAGAATTCGATGAACCACATAATAAAAAGGAGAAAACCCATCTGCTTGCTTTCCTTCATGATCAAAAATAACTTGCTTCACCTTTTCAATCATAGAAtcccacaactcataaaccaaatAAAGGCATGGTTTGTCTGTGTCACAAACTCTGATCATGTCATAAATGGGCCCAGTAAAAGCAATAATGTAATCAACCTTTTCCCACCAATCCTCATCTACCACTTTATCACGAACAAATCTAGCTTTGCCTTGGTCATCTTCTCGGTATTGTGCCCATTGATCACTCATAACCATTGCTTCTAAAGCACGCCTAATAAGTTTAAATCTTTTAAGCATCACAACAATAGAAGCAAAACGAGTGTCAGCAACTGAAAGCAATTTCAAAGGGCTAAACCGATTATAAATTGCAAGCCTCATGGAATGATTCATTATAAAATTCTTGATTTGCAAAGCATCCCCATGGATTTCAGTGATCCAGTGACACACATTATAAGTTTCTTGATTAGTTTCCAAATTTTTTGCTGCACATATATTCTTCAAAGCAAGATTCAGTGTTATCAAGGCGAAAGGCGACACTAAGGCGATAGAGCATTCTATTGCCTTAGGCGAGAGGCGCGAGGCAAGGCGAGGGCCTTTTTGAAGCGAGGCGCCATAAccttaattgtttaaattatatatatatatatatatatatatatatacttttaaatagttgataagtaaaaaaacatattaaaaagaaaaaaaaaatgatttacactatgtttatatctaaaataagagaaattgaaaatagtGCATACCTGTATTTTCAGCTTAAGTATAAGATACAAGTGAAAGTATGAGACTGTAAAATTCAAATATATAGCATAAGTAAAAACACACATAATAATAAGAGATGTTAAAAAAAGAAATAGTTCATACCTGAATTTTCAGCAGATGTATATGATAAAAGTGACGCTATAAaattatacataataaataaaaaattagaaataagtcataagtcacataatagaaaatataaattatagaagTTCAGACATTAATACATAAAAATAAGTTGTAAGTCATAATAAACAGAATGCAATAAGTACATAAAAAACTTATAACTAAAACTACTCATCATCAAGATTTCCAAAATCATCTTCATTTTCAACAACGGCCATCACAAATTCTTCctcctcttcatcatcatcaacttGCGAAGAGGATGCACCTGTCATTGCACGAGGCCTTCGAAATGATGGAGTTTCAATTGGTGGTGTTGATCTTGCAGCCGTTCTCGATTCATAACGAGATTCGAAACTCCACCGCTCTACCAACATCACCCTGTGTCAATACGTCATTCATGAAAACAAgagaatcatcatcatcatcatccccaTCACCTTTTTCTAATTCACCAAGCAACCATTCATTACTCTCATCAATATTTGCCAAATCAATAGGTGTTGTGATATCCCCAAAAGTGTGTCGGCGTAGCAACGCTCTATTGTACTTCACATATACCAAATTGTCCAAGCGTTCTTGAAATAGCCGATTTCTTTTCTTACTATGAAGCTGTCATTTATTTTACAGTAACAAATAAGTTAAACTTCAAACTCAAAAGGCTCAagataaaataacaaattaagaaatctatatatatatatatatatatatatatatatatatatatattacttacaTGCTCAAATACACTCCAATTTCTTTCGCAACCACTTGCACTACATGTGAGACTCAGAACCTTTACAAAGAAACTTTTGTAGGTTTGGAGTTGAAGAACCATATGTTTTCCAATAGCGACTATTAAAATATAGAACCAATGATTGTTAaattcatgatataaattaacaaatgagcaaaatgaaaaattaataagaattaaattaataaccTGGAGATTTGGTTGTTCTTCCTCTAATAGCTGAAGGAAAACCAAAGGTCCCTAATTGCCTTTGtatttctcaatttcatcaaGAATCATATCAACTTTTCTGAATTTTTTCCATTTTATGAATGCATGAAAGCAATCTGTATTGACCTCTTCATCGATTCAATTCTCATCTTATTTGGATAAAAATTCAGGATTCAAAAGTATCCAAAGAAGATGCAAAGGACGATGCAATTGAAGCGACCATCTCGCATCAATAATCTCAAAAATGCTCTTGTATTTCTCTTCATTGCCATTGAGTGAGTTGGCAATGGCTTCTTTAGCCCTATCCATGGCTTCATAAATATATCCCATAGCTGGTTTTTTTTCATTATCAACAAGTCGAAGCACACGAACAAGAGGACCGGAAACCTTAAGAGCATAAACAACATGATTCCAGAAGGCAGGACTCAAAACCGTCCTTTCACACTTTTTGCCTTTCACCTCTTTAGCCCATTTACTAGTTGTCCAACTTTCCAAGTAAACATTTTTCTAATGTTGGCTTTCTGAAGATGAATCTTTCCTAGTGTAATAAAAGCAGTAGCAAATCTAGTTTGCCCTGGCCTTAGCAATTCTACTCCATTAGTAAACTTCCGCAACATATTTAGAACTCCTGAAGAGCATATGTGAAACCAGTAAGCTCAACAGCTTTGCGGAATGTTTCTTTGAAAAACACGGATCTTAAAGATATCCTCCAACATCAAATCTATACAATGAGCTGCACATGGAGTCCAGTATAGATGAGAAAAATTTGCTTCCAATATTCTCCCTGTCATAAACAAGTAGAAAAATTCAttccattaataataaaaataaaatgatattttttttagtaatataaaaaattaaataaaaattttacctgCTGCAACATTATTTGATGCATTATCTGTAACAACTTGAACTACTTTTTCAGGACCAATTTCCATCAATTCTTTCTCAATCAAACTAGCTAACAATGCCTCTGTCTTTGATTCATCACTTGCATCAACTGATTTAATAAATACACTTCCCTTTGGACTATTAGCCAAGAAATTAATCAAGGTTCTCCCTTTTCTATCCGTCCATCCATCACACATCAATGTACATCCATAATTTTCCCATTCTTCTTTATGAGACTCGAGAAGATCATTTATGATTTGCACTTCTTTGTTAAGTAACCGAACTCTAACCTCATGAAAACTTGGAGGTTTCATTtctttcccataatttccaattgCTCGAATCATTTCCCCAAAGCTATCATAATTCACAGCATTAAAAGCTATTCCCACATCATACATCCATCGTGCTATGGCAACACAAGCACGCTCCTTAACTCCTTTTTAGTGGACTATTTTCATCAATGGTAGTTTGCCTCATATTTTTCCCAAAACAGCAGTCTAGGGAAAAATAACAGTCAATAGGCCCTCTACTACTTTGTGGTGGTAAAACTTTTGGTTTTTAAAAGCACTATTACTGTAACTTCCAAGATTTGCCTTCTTCTTTCCTGCTAATTTCTTGCATCAACTCTTCCTCTTCCTCATTTTCATCTAATCCCGATtgcttcaacatcatcaaattcaggtGGTCTTTCCATATTCATAATTGATTTTTGCTCTCTTTTTTTAGCAATGAATTCCTGCATTTGATTCCTTACATCTTCTGGACATTTTGGACACCGAATTACATTTTTGTAACCTCCAGCAAGATGTTGCTTGATTCTATTAATTCCTCCTTTGTAAACTTTCATACAGTACATGCATTGAAGATCATTGGTATTGTTTTCACTAACTTGAATTACATGTGCCCATCCTGGGTCCGTTCTTCCACTACTAGCAGAAGATCCAGATGTATTATTCTTATCACCCATTTATaatctaacaaaaaaattaacaagaataaaaaataaattaattaacaacaaattaacaatatccaatataaattaaataagtaattaacaagaataataaataaaaaataaaatagtaaactaattaacaacaaattaacaatgcccatacaaattaaacaattaattaataagaacaaaaagtaaaatcataaattaacaatgcctatataaattaaacaattaattaataagaacaaaaagtaaaatcatcaaattaataataaattgataataccatataaaataaacaactaatgtctaattaacaagacaaaagtaaaactaattaatctaacaactaattaacaataataagaagtaaaaagtaaactaattaacaacaaagtaataatgtccatataaattacacaattacttactaagaacaaaaagaaaaataatcaaattaataataaattaataatatccatataaaataaacatctaatatctaattaaaaagaaaaaagtaaaattaatcaaattaaaactaattaataataataagaagtaaaaggtaaactaattaataataaattaacaatacccatataaattaaataattaattaacaataataagaagataaaaaattaaattaacaataaattaataatacctatataaaataaataattaattaataaataatgtcTAATTAATAAGgtaaaaagtaaaactaatcaaattaacaagaataacaaataaaaattaaactaaataccaacaaatcaacaatacccatattaattaatcaactaattaaacaagaatacaaattaaaataatcaattcaccaatacccataaaatttaaataattaattaataaaaataaaataat carries:
- the LOC110667838 gene encoding disease resistance protein RPM1-like encodes the protein MPLFHHFYSDALCHFYGEMPSGTRTTTEAHVIPSSRVQQDEDKGETSSLSSFKSNYEKLPHYLKSCLDYCYVVSNKLVMDKNKGNVVRQLLAQGLIPEKPGEIMEDTAENIINELIGLEMLHEGYIFSQIEVSEFYEKSCLVEVEEQDFVSKAATWPIHAYIVPFGEDLPPNFKSLLIRSLIIEFYFPRRWQTICGLQFLLVLKLMSLVEYLPDEVGDLVHLKYLYLTRFKMKTLPQTLHLANCSKLFQVPVEIYNIEQLRHLLFADIFEYGDGIRVPRGIGTLANLQTCTGVYASAGIASELSSLTQLRTLHVRGVSDDHAGELFTSIIKLENLVSLSLIAEQPDEGTFLPELEPFSPPPHLQELDLCGGLVEMPNWLPSVENLTSLQLWYSNLLEEPFSVLQFLPKLEHLTLWEAYEAKLIDKESCEAGGFQKLKTLIIASRNLVEWTEIVNGAFPSLRRLRFDDCDELRFLPEGLQNISTIQELYVSHLHGDLARRLNGKENYKIKHISKFYWREEIS
- the LOC110671802 gene encoding uncharacterized protein LOC110671802 — protein: MNHSMRLAIYNRFSPLKLLSVADTRFASIVVMLKRFKLIRRALEAMVMSDQWAQYREDDQGKARFVRDKVVDEDWWEKVDYIIAFTGPIYDMIRVCDTDKPCLYLVYELWDSMIEKVKQVIFDHEGKQADGFSPFYYVVHRILVDRWAKSNTPLHCLAHSLNPRFYSEKWLQEGEGRVPPHMDGEVSTERIKCFRRIFSNEDEQIRANDEFANFSLKSGPFADPDSIGSMYVTDPRK
- the LOC131168945 gene encoding uncharacterized protein LOC131168945; translated protein: MYDVGIAFNAVNYDSFGEMIRAIGNYGKEMKPPSFHEVRVRLLNKEVQIINDLLESHKEEWENYGCTLMCDGWTDRKGRTLINFLANSPKGSVFIKSVDASDESKTEALLASLIEKELMEIGPEKVVQVVTDNASNNVAAGRILEANFSHLYWTPCAAHCIDLMLEDIFKIRVFQRNIPQSC